One window from the genome of Streptomyces sp. NBC_00708 encodes:
- a CDS encoding DUF4365 domain-containing protein has product MALAQPEPSGLLPQRTAPLRGALATTACMETLQVGYLHAVAAAAGCSLSQPFPDNGIDWHVSHGAPGHVVDDEVTIKVQLKCTYQIPPRPPGRTFSFTLDNAHLVKLARTPVSVHKILVVMLVPRSQDDWLRAGPDSLDLRHCCYWTNLAGHPVTGRHRTTVRLLTSRVFDDRALCEIMTRVGAGGRP; this is encoded by the coding sequence ATGGCGCTCGCGCAGCCCGAACCGAGCGGGCTGCTGCCCCAGCGGACCGCACCGCTGCGCGGCGCACTCGCCACCACCGCCTGCATGGAGACCCTCCAGGTGGGCTACCTGCACGCCGTCGCCGCCGCGGCGGGCTGCTCGCTCTCGCAGCCCTTCCCCGACAACGGCATCGACTGGCACGTCAGCCACGGCGCCCCCGGCCATGTCGTCGACGACGAGGTGACCATCAAGGTCCAGCTGAAGTGCACCTACCAGATACCGCCCCGGCCGCCCGGCCGGACCTTCTCCTTCACGCTGGACAACGCCCACCTCGTGAAGCTCGCCCGGACGCCCGTCTCGGTGCACAAGATCCTGGTCGTGATGCTCGTACCGCGCAGCCAGGACGACTGGCTGCGCGCCGGGCCCGACAGCCTCGACCTGCGGCACTGCTGTTACTGGACCAACCTGGCCGGCCACCCCGTGACCGGCCGCCACCGGACCACCGTGCGGCTCCTGACCTCGCGCGTCTTCGACGACCGTGCGCTCTGCGAGATCATGACCCGCGTCGGGGCGGGAGGGAGACCCTGA
- a CDS encoding 3'-5' exonuclease: MTHWYEGPLAAFDTETTGVDVEEDRIVSAALVVQDRADGPVRVTRWLVNPGVPVPPGATEIHGLTDDHLQRNGRWPAPAVEEMARALAEQSAAGRPLVVMNAPFDLTLLDRELKRHRASSLGTYLEASPLCVLDPRVLDKHLDRYRKGRRTLTDLCELYGVLLDGAHDAAADAAASLELVRAVGRRFTTRLERLTPAELHTLQAVWHAAQARGLQAWFARSGTPETVDPSWPLRPELRTAA, from the coding sequence ATGACTCATTGGTACGAAGGGCCGCTGGCCGCATTCGACACGGAGACGACGGGTGTGGACGTCGAGGAGGACCGGATCGTTTCGGCCGCCCTCGTCGTCCAGGACCGGGCGGACGGCCCGGTGCGCGTCACCCGCTGGCTGGTGAATCCCGGGGTGCCGGTTCCCCCGGGCGCGACGGAGATCCACGGGCTGACCGACGACCATCTGCAGCGCAACGGCCGCTGGCCGGCGCCCGCGGTGGAGGAGATGGCCCGCGCGCTGGCGGAGCAGAGCGCGGCGGGCCGGCCGCTGGTGGTGATGAACGCTCCCTTCGATCTGACGCTGCTGGACCGGGAGTTGAAACGGCATCGCGCGTCGTCGCTGGGCACGTATCTGGAGGCGTCGCCGTTGTGCGTGCTCGACCCCCGGGTGCTGGACAAGCATCTGGACCGCTACCGCAAGGGCCGGCGCACGCTCACGGACCTGTGCGAGCTGTACGGGGTGCTGCTGGACGGGGCGCATGACGCGGCGGCGGACGCGGCGGCCTCGCTGGAGCTGGTCCGGGCGGTGGGGCGCCGGTTCACCACGCGGCTCGAACGGCTGACGCCGGCGGAGCTGCACACGCTCCAGGCGGTGTGGCACGCCGCGCAGGCGCGGGGGCTCCAGGCGTGGTTCGCACGCAGCGGGACACCGGAGACGGTGGACCCTTCCTGGCCGCTGCGTCCGGAGCTGCGTACGGCCGCGTGA
- a CDS encoding SRPBCC family protein — protein MNWNHYRFVSVWELPAPPGAVYAQLERVEDYPLWWPQVREAGRSDDGSGTTRIRSVLPYDLVTTVRERRRDPANGILEAGLGGDLDGWARWTVTAHGPGARVVYEQEVEVRRTLIRLLALPCRPVFRANHALMMRAGRRGLAARLRAV, from the coding sequence ATGAACTGGAACCACTACCGATTCGTCAGCGTGTGGGAGCTTCCCGCACCACCCGGCGCCGTCTACGCACAGCTCGAACGCGTCGAGGACTACCCGCTCTGGTGGCCGCAGGTCCGCGAGGCCGGCCGGTCGGACGACGGTTCCGGCACCACCCGCATCCGCTCCGTCCTCCCGTACGACCTCGTCACGACCGTGCGCGAGCGACGGCGGGACCCGGCGAACGGCATTCTCGAAGCGGGCCTCGGCGGCGACCTCGACGGCTGGGCCCGCTGGACGGTCACCGCGCACGGCCCCGGCGCCCGCGTCGTGTACGAGCAGGAGGTCGAGGTACGCAGGACGCTGATACGGCTCCTTGCGCTGCCGTGCCGGCCGGTGTTCCGCGCCAACCACGCCCTGATGATGCGGGCCGGGCGGCGAGGGCTCGCGGCCCGGCTGCGAGCGGTTTGA
- a CDS encoding TIGR02611 family protein: protein MNAESDERDGAAAAAEPAPAAGEAPRDATGDVIQGVTKEDAGLGSRAPGFIKASRALHLSWQVGVFVVGLAVVVAGIIMLPLPGPGWLVIFGGMAIWATEFVWAQLVLRWTRRKVTEAAQRALDPKVRRRNITLTVIGLVIIAVLVGIYVWKFGIVMPWKIHE, encoded by the coding sequence ATGAACGCGGAGAGTGACGAGCGGGACGGTGCCGCCGCAGCGGCGGAACCGGCTCCCGCCGCGGGGGAAGCGCCCCGCGATGCGACGGGGGACGTCATACAGGGAGTGACCAAGGAGGACGCGGGGCTCGGCTCCAGAGCGCCCGGCTTCATCAAGGCCTCCAGAGCCCTGCACCTGAGCTGGCAGGTCGGCGTCTTCGTGGTCGGCCTCGCCGTCGTGGTGGCCGGCATCATCATGCTGCCGCTGCCGGGCCCCGGCTGGCTGGTGATCTTCGGCGGCATGGCGATCTGGGCGACCGAGTTCGTCTGGGCCCAGCTGGTGCTGCGCTGGACCCGGCGCAAGGTCACCGAGGCCGCCCAGCGGGCGCTCGACCCCAAGGTCCGGCGGCGCAACATCACCCTCACGGTGATCGGGCTCGTGATCATCGCGGTGCTCGTCGGGATCTACGTGTGGAAGTTCGGGATCGTCATGCCGTGGAAGATCCACGAGTGA
- a CDS encoding SsgA family sporulation/cell division regulator, with translation MNTTVSCELHLRLVVSSESSLPVPAGLRYDTADPYAVHATFHTGAEETVEWVFARDLLAEGLHRPTGTGDVRVWPSRSHGQGVVCIALSSPEGEALLEAPARALESFLKRTDAAVPPGTEHRHFDLDTELSHILAES, from the coding sequence ATGAACACCACGGTCAGCTGCGAGCTGCACCTGCGCCTCGTTGTGTCGAGCGAGTCCTCACTGCCTGTACCCGCGGGCCTGCGGTATGACACGGCCGATCCGTATGCCGTGCACGCCACCTTCCACACCGGAGCGGAGGAGACGGTCGAGTGGGTTTTCGCCCGTGACCTCCTTGCCGAGGGGCTGCACCGGCCCACCGGCACCGGAGACGTCCGCGTCTGGCCATCCCGTAGTCACGGCCAGGGCGTCGTCTGCATCGCGCTGAGCTCCCCAGAGGGCGAAGCACTGCTCGAGGCCCCGGCACGGGCCCTGGAGTCGTTCCTGAAGCGGACCGACGCCGCGGTTCCACCGGGCACCGAACACCGCCACTTCGACCTCGATACGGAGCTCTCACACATCCTGGCCGAGAGCTGA
- a CDS encoding CGNR zinc finger domain-containing protein: MLIPHDTRIALDVVVDLVNTAPESEPEGGEAPADGLGGIEALHAFAVRHRVSGVGTLDEKDLRAVHDVRARFAEVFAAEDARTAAGLVNALVAAAGTTPQLTAHDGYDWHVHYFSPDASLADHLAADCGMALAFIIVAGETERLRRCEAPDCRHAFVDLSRNRSRRYCSSRTCGNRLHVAAYRARRREAAG, translated from the coding sequence GTGCTGATCCCCCACGACACCCGGATCGCCCTCGACGTAGTGGTCGATCTGGTGAACACCGCGCCGGAGAGCGAGCCGGAAGGGGGCGAGGCGCCCGCCGACGGACTCGGCGGCATCGAGGCGCTCCACGCGTTCGCCGTCCGCCACCGGGTGAGCGGGGTCGGCACGCTCGACGAGAAGGACCTGCGGGCCGTGCACGACGTACGGGCCCGGTTCGCCGAGGTCTTCGCGGCCGAGGACGCGCGGACCGCGGCCGGACTGGTGAACGCGCTGGTGGCCGCCGCGGGCACCACGCCGCAGCTCACCGCCCACGACGGCTACGACTGGCATGTGCACTACTTCTCGCCGGACGCCTCCCTCGCCGACCATCTGGCGGCCGACTGCGGCATGGCCCTCGCCTTCATCATCGTGGCGGGCGAGACGGAGCGGCTGCGGCGGTGCGAGGCACCGGACTGCCGGCACGCCTTCGTCGACCTCTCCCGCAACCGCTCCCGGCGCTACTGCTCCAGCCGCACCTGCGGTAACCGCCTGCACGTGGCCGCGTACCGCGCGCGCCGCAGGGAGGCGGCGGGCTGA
- a CDS encoding acetylxylan esterase yields MALFDLPLDQLRGYRPDPDEPEDFDAFWQLTLDEAAAHPLDAEFAPYDAALSAVDSYDVSFAGWGGHRIRAWLNVPAGAEGPLPTVVHYLGYSGGRGLPLDHLVWPAAGWAALIVDTRGQGAVNHHSAGATPDPHGAANPQAPGFMTNGILDPETYYYRRVFTDAVRAVEVARSHPSVDPARIVVNGASQGGGIAQAVAALSPHVKAAFVDVPFLTHYRRAVEITDEDPYQEIVQFLATRHGADDQVFRTLSYFDGVSFAARATVPALYSVALMDAICPPSTVFAAYNRWAGPKEIEIYPWNGHEGGTGVHRQVQLRMLRDLR; encoded by the coding sequence ATGGCCCTGTTCGACCTGCCCCTGGACCAACTGCGCGGCTACCGCCCCGACCCCGACGAGCCGGAGGACTTCGACGCCTTCTGGCAGCTCACCCTCGACGAGGCCGCGGCCCATCCGCTCGACGCCGAATTCGCGCCCTACGACGCCGCGTTGAGCGCGGTCGACTCGTACGACGTGTCGTTCGCCGGCTGGGGCGGTCACCGGATACGCGCCTGGCTGAACGTGCCCGCGGGCGCCGAGGGCCCCCTGCCGACCGTCGTCCACTACCTCGGGTACAGCGGCGGGCGCGGGCTGCCGCTCGATCATCTGGTGTGGCCCGCCGCCGGCTGGGCCGCCCTGATCGTGGACACCCGCGGCCAGGGCGCGGTCAACCACCACTCGGCGGGCGCCACCCCGGATCCGCACGGCGCCGCCAACCCGCAGGCGCCCGGGTTCATGACCAACGGCATCCTCGACCCCGAGACGTACTACTACCGCCGGGTCTTCACCGACGCGGTGCGCGCCGTCGAGGTCGCCCGCAGCCACCCGTCGGTCGACCCCGCCCGCATCGTCGTGAACGGCGCCAGCCAGGGCGGCGGCATCGCCCAGGCGGTCGCGGCCCTCAGCCCGCACGTCAAGGCCGCGTTCGTCGACGTACCGTTCCTGACGCACTACCGGCGGGCCGTCGAGATCACCGACGAGGATCCGTACCAGGAGATCGTCCAGTTCCTCGCCACCCGGCACGGCGCGGACGACCAGGTGTTCCGCACCCTGTCGTACTTCGACGGCGTCAGCTTCGCGGCCCGCGCGACGGTGCCCGCGCTCTACTCGGTCGCCCTGATGGACGCGATCTGCCCGCCCTCCACGGTCTTCGCCGCCTACAACCGCTGGGCCGGGCCCAAGGAGATCGAGATCTACCCCTGGAACGGCCACGAGGGCGGCACCGGCGTCCACCGTCAGGTCCAGCTGCGGATGCTGCGCGACCTGCGCTGA
- a CDS encoding DsbA family protein — MSDSSPAAPVVLDVWCELQCPDCHHALTDVQALRARYGDRIEVRLRHFPLEKHKHAYAAAQAAEEAVAQGDGWPYIEAVLARTGDLGARGEKLLVEVAGELGLDAEEFDTALIDGRHMLIVDADQAEGKAIGVTGTPTYVIGGERLDGGKSQEGLRERIEEIADRLLAGEG; from the coding sequence ATGAGCGATTCCTCCCCCGCCGCACCGGTCGTCCTCGACGTCTGGTGCGAGCTCCAGTGCCCCGACTGCCACCACGCCCTCACCGATGTGCAGGCCCTGCGCGCCCGGTACGGGGACCGGATCGAGGTCCGGCTGCGGCACTTCCCGCTGGAGAAGCACAAGCACGCGTACGCCGCCGCGCAGGCCGCCGAGGAGGCCGTGGCCCAGGGCGACGGCTGGCCGTACATCGAGGCGGTTCTCGCCCGCACCGGTGACCTCGGGGCGCGGGGCGAGAAGCTGCTGGTCGAGGTGGCCGGGGAGCTGGGGCTGGACGCGGAGGAGTTCGACACCGCGCTCATCGATGGCCGCCACATGCTGATCGTCGACGCGGACCAGGCCGAGGGCAAGGCGATCGGGGTGACCGGCACGCCGACGTATGTGATCGGCGGGGAGCGGCTGGACGGCGGGAAGAGCCAGGAGGGGCTGCGCGAGCGGATCGAGGAGATCGCCGACCGGCTGCTCGCCGGGGAGGGCTGA
- a CDS encoding GNAT family N-acetyltransferase translates to MTTTLRPSGPIQPGADGAQRRAYDVCDNGRPVGSVTLTLEPGTGGATGAVKDLRIDEAVRRRGRGTIAALAAEEILRGWGCTQVFTEVPAGDTAGQRMADALGYTERSRHMLKTLPERPPVLAAGLTARPMTPEEFAVWEGEAVAGYAESLISRGFPRERALEMSRASHARYLPDGLATEGARLDHLIHEGGIVGNVWVSPFEMHPGLRVAYVFDVEVREAFRGRGHGRALMLQAERMALEAGETRIGLHVVTANAPALRLYESLGYVLTKSYPAKPL, encoded by the coding sequence ATGACGACGACACTGCGGCCGTCCGGGCCGATCCAGCCAGGCGCCGACGGCGCACAGCGGCGCGCGTACGACGTGTGCGACAACGGGCGCCCCGTCGGCTCCGTGACGCTCACTCTCGAACCGGGGACGGGCGGGGCCACGGGGGCGGTCAAGGACCTGCGGATCGACGAGGCCGTCCGCCGCCGGGGCAGGGGCACCATCGCCGCGCTGGCCGCGGAGGAGATCCTGCGCGGGTGGGGCTGCACACAGGTGTTCACCGAGGTGCCCGCCGGTGACACCGCCGGGCAGCGGATGGCCGACGCCCTCGGCTACACCGAGCGCAGCCGGCACATGCTCAAGACCCTGCCCGAGCGGCCGCCGGTCCTGGCCGCCGGTCTCACCGCGCGCCCGATGACGCCCGAGGAGTTCGCGGTCTGGGAGGGCGAGGCGGTCGCCGGGTACGCGGAGAGCCTGATCAGCCGGGGCTTCCCCCGGGAGCGGGCGCTGGAGATGTCCCGCGCCTCCCACGCCCGCTACCTGCCGGACGGCCTCGCCACCGAGGGGGCGCGGCTGGACCACCTGATCCACGAGGGCGGGATCGTGGGCAACGTCTGGGTGTCGCCGTTCGAGATGCACCCCGGTCTGCGGGTCGCCTACGTCTTCGACGTGGAGGTGCGCGAGGCATTCCGGGGGCGGGGCCACGGGCGGGCGCTGATGCTCCAGGCCGAGCGGATGGCCCTGGAAGCGGGCGAGACGCGGATCGGCCTGCACGTCGTCACGGCCAACGCCCCGGCCCTGCGGCTGTACGAGTCGCTCGGCTACGTACTCACCAAGTCCTACCCGGCCAAACCGCTGTAG
- a CDS encoding aminodeoxychorismate lyase gives MRIWVNGELRPADDARVSVLDHGLTVGDGVFETLRVSRGRPFALTRHLGRLTRSARGLGLPDPDLDEVRRACAAVVGANPVELGRLRITYTGGISPLGSDRGDEGPGLVVALGEVTRRPDTTAVVTVPWTRNERSALTGLKTTSYAENVVALARAHEQGASEALFANTADRLCEGTGSNVFVVLDGQLHTPPVASGCLAGITRALTVEWTGAQETDLPFDVLERAEEIFLTSTLRDVQAVHRVDGRELTGVPGPVTAKAMRVFDERAADDIDP, from the coding sequence ATGAGGATCTGGGTCAACGGCGAGCTGCGCCCCGCCGACGACGCCCGGGTGTCCGTGCTCGACCACGGCCTCACCGTCGGCGACGGCGTCTTCGAGACGCTCCGGGTCTCCCGGGGCCGCCCCTTCGCCCTCACCCGCCACCTCGGCCGCCTGACCCGCTCCGCCCGGGGCCTGGGCCTTCCCGATCCCGACCTCGACGAGGTGCGCCGCGCCTGCGCCGCCGTCGTCGGGGCCAACCCGGTGGAACTCGGCCGGCTGCGGATCACGTACACCGGCGGCATCTCGCCCCTCGGCTCCGACCGGGGCGACGAAGGCCCCGGCCTCGTCGTCGCGCTCGGCGAGGTGACGCGCCGCCCCGACACCACGGCGGTCGTCACCGTGCCGTGGACCCGCAACGAACGCTCCGCGCTCACCGGCCTCAAGACCACCTCGTACGCGGAGAACGTCGTCGCCCTCGCCCGAGCCCACGAGCAGGGCGCGTCCGAGGCCCTGTTCGCCAACACCGCGGACCGGCTCTGCGAGGGCACCGGGTCCAATGTCTTCGTCGTCCTGGACGGGCAGCTCCACACCCCGCCCGTCGCCTCCGGCTGCCTGGCCGGCATCACCCGGGCGCTCACCGTGGAGTGGACCGGAGCGCAGGAGACCGACCTGCCGTTCGACGTCCTGGAACGGGCCGAGGAGATCTTCCTGACCTCCACCCTGCGTGACGTCCAGGCCGTGCACCGGGTCGACGGCCGCGAGCTGACGGGCGTGCCCGGACCGGTGACCGCGAAGGCGATGCGCGTGTTCGACGAGCGGGCCGCGGACGACATCGACCCGTGA
- a CDS encoding chorismate-binding protein → MARFGGLVASGLRDVTSDPAALDSSGFWAVCAGFEGSLLCARFDTVRPDAVPAPVPGAWRGPAAGDWTSSLDRAAYTEGVRRIRAYIATGEVYQANLCRVLTAPLPDGDAADVDALTALLARGNPAPYAGTIRLPAHGVGIATASPELFLRRDGRTVESGPIKGTGRTEADLLEKDHAENVMIVDLVRNDLGRVCATGSVTVPDLCAVEKHPGLVHLVSTVRGRLAEGAGWPEILAAAFPPGSVTGAPKSSALRIIRELETAPRGPYCGGIGWVDADRATASLAVGIRTFWTDRTGPAPLLRFGTGAGITWGSDPEREWDETELKASRLLAVASGAYEATGRTAP, encoded by the coding sequence ATGGCCCGCTTCGGCGGCCTCGTCGCCTCCGGTCTGCGGGATGTGACCAGCGATCCCGCCGCCCTCGACTCGTCCGGCTTCTGGGCCGTCTGCGCCGGTTTCGAGGGCTCCCTGCTCTGCGCCCGCTTCGACACCGTGCGCCCCGACGCCGTGCCCGCCCCGGTCCCCGGCGCCTGGCGCGGCCCCGCCGCCGGCGACTGGACCTCCTCGCTCGACCGGGCCGCGTACACCGAAGGCGTACGGCGCATCCGTGCGTACATCGCGACCGGCGAGGTCTATCAGGCCAACCTCTGCCGCGTACTGACCGCACCGCTGCCGGACGGGGACGCGGCGGACGTCGACGCCCTCACCGCGCTGCTGGCGCGCGGCAACCCGGCCCCGTACGCAGGAACGATTCGGCTCCCCGCGCACGGCGTCGGGATCGCCACCGCGTCCCCCGAGCTCTTCCTGCGCAGGGACGGCCGCACCGTCGAGTCCGGGCCCATCAAGGGCACCGGCCGCACCGAGGCCGACCTGCTGGAGAAGGACCACGCCGAGAACGTGATGATCGTCGACCTGGTCCGCAACGACCTGGGCCGGGTCTGCGCCACCGGATCGGTCACCGTCCCGGACCTGTGCGCGGTCGAGAAGCACCCCGGGCTCGTCCATCTCGTCTCCACGGTGCGCGGCCGCCTCGCCGAGGGTGCCGGCTGGCCGGAGATCCTCGCCGCCGCCTTCCCGCCCGGTTCGGTCACCGGCGCCCCCAAGTCCAGCGCGCTGCGGATCATCCGCGAACTGGAGACCGCCCCGCGCGGCCCGTACTGCGGCGGCATCGGCTGGGTGGACGCCGACCGGGCCACCGCCTCGCTCGCCGTCGGCATCAGGACCTTCTGGACCGACCGCACCGGACCCGCCCCCCTCCTGCGCTTCGGCACCGGCGCAGGCATCACCTGGGGCTCCGATCCGGAACGCGAATGGGACGAGACCGAGCTGAAGGCGTCCAGGCTGCTCGCTGTAGCGTCGGGCGCATACGAAGCAACCGGAAGGACCGCACCATGA
- a CDS encoding zf-TFIIB domain-containing protein, with translation MQCPKCHAQMHTYNRNGIQIEQCSGCRGIFLDYGELESLTRIEAQWTQQAPPPAAPPQAYPSAPAPAWGAPHHGGHHGHYRQKSFGRMLFSS, from the coding sequence ATGCAGTGTCCCAAGTGCCACGCACAGATGCACACGTACAACCGCAACGGCATCCAGATCGAGCAGTGCAGCGGCTGCCGCGGGATATTCCTGGACTACGGCGAGCTGGAGTCCCTGACCCGCATCGAGGCCCAGTGGACGCAGCAGGCCCCGCCGCCGGCCGCCCCGCCGCAGGCCTACCCCTCGGCCCCCGCGCCCGCCTGGGGCGCCCCGCACCACGGCGGCCACCACGGCCACTACCGGCAGAAGAGCTTCGGCCGCATGCTCTTCTCCTCCTGA
- a CDS encoding aminoglycoside phosphotransferase family protein: protein MTAVLVRALGDLAHRAAHAPGDCSCPPPVVLADRDDGTVVRSGPVVAKAHAPGTDTAALAARLRLAGDAGQAGTLLTPLPLPPAAHPAHGPHLTELHGRPVTLWPHGEPVDPGDPDAAPWEEAGALLARLHRTEVREPLPAMRGPLKAALAVARMRAARPGDPAVAPVLTAWRGLPAWARGEAASPEGRGTYLCHGDLHLGQLVRHPAPHGPWLLIDVDDTGRGDPAWDLARPAAWYAAGLLPPEVWLRFLEAYRAGGGPAVRAEGDPWPELDVSARALTVQTAALAWAKSAAEGRAPDEVEQVMIDACARIALLPPELAAEHTS, encoded by the coding sequence GTGACCGCCGTACTCGTTCGTGCCCTGGGGGACCTCGCCCATCGCGCGGCCCACGCTCCCGGTGACTGTTCCTGTCCGCCCCCGGTGGTGCTCGCCGACCGCGACGACGGCACCGTCGTCCGCAGCGGTCCCGTCGTCGCCAAGGCGCACGCCCCCGGCACGGACACCGCCGCCCTGGCCGCGCGCCTGCGCCTGGCGGGCGATGCCGGGCAGGCCGGCACCCTGCTGACCCCCCTGCCACTGCCGCCCGCCGCGCACCCGGCCCACGGGCCGCACCTCACCGAGCTGCACGGCCGCCCCGTCACCCTGTGGCCCCACGGCGAGCCCGTCGACCCCGGTGACCCGGACGCCGCGCCCTGGGAGGAGGCCGGGGCGCTGCTCGCGCGGCTGCACCGCACCGAGGTCCGGGAACCGCTCCCCGCCATGCGAGGGCCCCTGAAGGCGGCGCTCGCCGTGGCCCGGATGCGCGCCGCCCGCCCCGGCGACCCGGCCGTCGCCCCCGTGCTCACCGCCTGGCGCGGGCTGCCGGCCTGGGCCCGGGGCGAGGCGGCGTCCCCGGAGGGCCGGGGGACTTATCTCTGCCACGGGGACCTGCACCTGGGCCAGCTCGTCCGCCACCCCGCGCCGCACGGCCCCTGGCTGCTCATCGACGTGGACGACACCGGCCGCGGAGACCCCGCCTGGGACCTCGCCCGCCCCGCCGCCTGGTACGCGGCCGGGCTGCTGCCCCCGGAGGTCTGGCTCCGCTTCCTGGAGGCCTACCGGGCCGGTGGCGGGCCCGCCGTACGCGCCGAGGGCGACCCCTGGCCGGAACTGGACGTGTCCGCCCGCGCACTGACCGTGCAGACCGCGGCGCTGGCGTGGGCGAAGTCCGCGGCGGAGGGCCGCGCTCCGGATGAGGTGGAACAGGTGATGATCGACGCCTGTGCCCGAATTGCCTTGCTCCCGCCCGAGTTGGCGGCCGAACACACGTCGTAG
- a CDS encoding protein kinase, which yields MAMMRLRREDPRVVGSFRLHRRLGAGGMGVVYLGSDRRGQRVALKVIRPDLAEDQEFRSRFAREVSAARRIRGGCTARLVAADLEADRPWFATQYVPGPSLHDKVAEEGPLSAAEVASIGAALSEGLVAVHEAGVVHRDLKPSNILLSPKGPRIIDFGIAWSTGASTLTHVGTAVGSPGFLAPEQVRGAAVTPATDVFSLGATLAYAAMADSPFGHGSSEVMLYRVVHEEPQLFDVHDALAPLVSACLAKDPEERPSTLQLSMRLKEIAAREAQGLHESRPPVQRSAQEADRPTGRLDGPYTEQQTRRAAGPAPGSRPQNRPSAARPAPARTGGGRPVQQPPRGATRPGRRPQGTNGTNGRPGTRPGTRTTSTGRRPANPRLLRQRLVVFVVVTLLVALGIAAAQGCQGPAQGLGVDLGHGRSQSQGQGDRP from the coding sequence ATGGCGATGATGCGGCTCCGGCGCGAGGACCCGCGTGTCGTCGGCTCGTTCAGGCTGCACCGGCGGCTCGGGGCCGGCGGCATGGGTGTCGTGTACCTGGGTTCGGACCGGCGCGGCCAGCGGGTGGCGCTGAAGGTGATCCGCCCGGACCTGGCGGAGGATCAGGAGTTCCGTTCGCGGTTCGCGCGCGAGGTGTCCGCGGCCCGGCGGATCCGCGGCGGCTGTACGGCCCGGCTGGTCGCCGCCGACCTGGAGGCGGACCGCCCCTGGTTCGCCACGCAGTACGTGCCGGGGCCGTCGCTGCACGACAAGGTGGCCGAGGAGGGCCCGCTGTCGGCCGCCGAGGTCGCCTCGATCGGGGCGGCGCTCTCCGAGGGCCTGGTGGCGGTGCACGAGGCGGGCGTGGTCCACCGGGACCTGAAGCCGTCGAACATCCTCCTCTCCCCCAAGGGCCCCCGGATCATCGACTTCGGGATTGCCTGGTCGACGGGCGCGTCCACGCTGACGCACGTCGGTACGGCCGTGGGCTCGCCCGGTTTCCTCGCGCCCGAGCAGGTACGGGGCGCGGCGGTGACCCCCGCGACGGACGTGTTCTCGCTCGGGGCCACGCTGGCGTACGCCGCGATGGCCGACTCCCCCTTCGGGCACGGCAGTTCCGAGGTCATGCTGTACCGGGTGGTGCACGAGGAACCCCAGCTGTTCGATGTGCACGACGCGCTGGCGCCGCTGGTGAGCGCCTGCCTCGCGAAGGACCCGGAGGAGCGGCCGAGCACGCTCCAGCTGTCGATGCGGCTCAAGGAGATCGCGGCGCGGGAGGCCCAGGGACTGCACGAGAGCCGGCCGCCCGTCCAGCGTTCGGCCCAGGAGGCGGACCGGCCGACCGGCCGGCTAGACGGCCCGTACACGGAACAGCAGACCCGCCGCGCGGCCGGTCCCGCGCCGGGGTCGCGTCCGCAGAACCGGCCTTCGGCGGCGCGTCCCGCCCCGGCCCGCACCGGTGGCGGCCGCCCGGTGCAGCAGCCGCCGCGCGGGGCGACCCGGCCGGGCAGGCGTCCGCAGGGCACCAACGGGACGAACGGCAGGCCGGGCACCCGGCCCGGGACCCGGACGACGTCGACGGGCCGGCGCCCCGCCAACCCCAGGCTGCTGCGGCAGCGGCTCGTCGTCTTCGTGGTGGTGACGCTGCTGGTGGCGCTGGGGATCGCGGCGGCCCAGGGCTGCCAGGGCCCGGCCCAGGGACTGGGCGTCGACCTCGGCCACGGCCGGTCACAGAGCCAGGGACAGGGCGACCGGCCCTAG